TTTCTTAGAAGTACAGAGCTGAACAGCACCCCTAAAACTGAGTAAACCCCACTTTGCCTCTACAAAAGTCATATAATGTAGTAGTAGAGTCTTTATTGACCCAAGGAACCTAAATTGACTCACCGCATCTGCTTCTTCTAGGTGTTGAAGGAAACCAGTTTGAGAAAGACTTTGTGTCTGCCCATAACATATACAGGAAGAAACATGGATCCCCACCGCTGCAGCTCAACCGAGACCTCTGCCGCTCAGCACAGGCATGGGCAGACCACCTGCTGTCCATACAGACCCTCAAACACAGCGGGACGGACCATGGAGAGAACTTGTACTACAAATACAGCTCCAGCACCAGAGAGCTCCCAGGTAATTCCTGCAAATACTAGATCATATGCTGCCATTGTACACCCAGCCACCACATACATGACCCACAACCCACTCAACCCACTCAGGACTATTCTCCTTTTTAGTCAGATGCCTGACACGTTCATTCTTTCTTTGTGTCAAGCTCCACCCTCCCAGGCCCTGTTCTAGGCATACCTTTTTGCCCAATGGGTTCTCCTAGTCTTAATATCTTAGCATTTATAGGCCAACTCCATCTTCAGGAAAGTATTTTCACTCACATTTGGGACTGAAGGGGAGTCCAGTCTCAAGTTGCTTTCAACAAGAGTGAACCTGTGTAAGTGGTTGCATTAATATATAGTTTACGTCTCTTTGGCTAAGTCCCTGACAAAATGAAGGGAATTAGCAGACATGGACCTCTAATTTCTAGGTTTAATGTCCCTTGAAGGCTCTTTCTTGATATACCTAAACCTGGTCTTAGACCTAAAATCTTCTTGTTCCACCCAACAGGTCAGGAACCTGTTGAATCATGGTACGatgaaataaaaaactatgatttcGGACGGCCTGGTTTCCGCAGTAACACAGGTAAATCTCAATGTCCTCACTTGAATTGTGTTAGACTGCATAAATTCGAAGCCCCCCTCACTTCATCATCTTTTGTCTTCTCTAATGAAGGTCACTTCACCCAAGTTGTCTGGAAAGACTCAAAAGAAGTTGGCGTTGGTATAGCGACAGATGGCAATGGTCTTTTCTTCGTGGTGGGACAGTACAACACGGCAGGCAACATCACCAACCCAGGTTATTTTGAAAAGAATGTGCTGCCCTCAGGGACAGCCCCAACAGTATCAGATAACGATGGATCCAGTTCACGGTGGAAACCAAGTGTCACCAAGCCATCAGAGCCAGAGAAGACAAGTGATCGAAAGCAGCCAACGGCAGTATTTGGCAGGCAAGGTAAGAAGCTCAGGTCGGTGGAACATTGGTCATTACATTAGAGGGGGTCTACATGATCTCATCTTCTGGTGAAAAAGGTTTGTTCAGAATGTCCCATCTTCTGTTGGGTCTTCAGAGTCTCAATGGTTCACACTTTCTTTCATTGTCTCCATTGTCTCCAGTCTTGGTCGTCATCTTTTTCTTTTGGCTTGAGGGTATCTCTCTATCATGGTCTCCTTCTTTTCTCTTGAGCCAAATTTCCCATTTCTCATGAGTTAGATCTTCTCATGATGATGATTTCTTTGTCATCTCCATCCATCTATCTTGGTcaccttcctttacatccaagcgGTCTACATGATCCTATTTCCTGTTAACTATATGAGCATGTTTTTTCTACAAACCCTCATCTTCTGTTGAGTCTTCAGACTCCTCAATCCTCAATGGTCCACACCTTCTTTTATTGTCTCAGTCTTGGTCACCTTCTTCTTCTTTTGTCTTCACAGTATCTCTATCTATCAGGGTCTCCTTCTTTTCTCTTGAGCCTAATTTCCCTTTCTCATGAGTTAGATCTTCTCATGATAAAGCTCCAATCTGGCCATGGGTTCTCCAAGAAGAAATTATGGCCTGATTCTTTGTCTAGTAGCCAACATGTTCTTAAAGGTCTTTGGAAACACTCATACTTTCAGTTTAGAATAAATGTTTACCATTTCATGGGGACTTGCTATGGTGAATTAAAGTGGAGTATTGGGTGAAGTAATCGTtgaatgtttttatatttttcagcAGTAAAACTTGGCAATTTTGAACAAGAAGCATTGGACACTCACAATAAGTATCGCCGATTGCATGGGGCACCCCCTCTACAGCTGTCCAGAGAACTGAGTGAATCTAGTCAGAAATGGGCTAACCACCTTCTCTCCATCAATGCACTGCAGCACAGCAACACCAACCATGGAGAGAACCTGTGGTACAAGTGGAACTCAAGTGTGAGGGACGCATCTGGTAAGGAATCGCCACCAGACACATGATCCATTTCTAGTGTCTTTGGAATTTCTGGActtattttccctttttttctgctGAAATTTTGAGACATTATCAAGCAATTTTATATTACTATAGCCAGGGGAAGCTTTATCTACTTTTTAATGGAATTGCATAAATATGAATCCCCCTATTATAATGGTATTTTTGGAGTATGCTCCTTACAAATAAATTCTCTTTTGGAAATGTCAGAAGATGCCAACTAATTACAGTCTCTTTGTACGTATTTTAGGCTCCGAGGTTGTGGATACATGGTACAACGAGATAAAAGACTACAACTTTAGCAAGCCAGGCTTCCAGTCCAACACCGGTGAGGAGCTCATGTATATGAActctaagggatcgctctctctacGGGGTCGGCAATGACAAACTTCTTATCAAACAGGGGGTTTTCAAGCTTTATTAGTCACACACAGCTCATCACATTTCCAAGTTTGGCATCACTCGGCACCATGAAGTCGTGGCTTCACCTCACAATGTGCTACATTAACACCAAAACAACAAATGCTTGCCCGGCTAGGCGCTCACTATACAGAGGTCTCCCTTACTCACCTCTAAGACGCAGTTCACACCATGGAATTCAGCCTCCCAGCTGTCGACCAGTGCAACCCACCAGTCCTTGTGGTGGAAGCAGCGAaataccttggggggggggggggggtaaggggcCAGCAGTCCTCCTGAATCTGACCATGCGACACCCCTCTTCTCCAGGCGTCGCTGGGTCCCCCCCAattcaggcttcctcagccttgtgGCCCCTAGCACTCCTGGCTGGAGCCACCCAGACCCTCTCCAGGTCTGTTTCCTGGGGCCTAACTTCTCCTCTCACACACTGAGGATTGCTTTATACCCAAGTGATTATCGCACTGGGCCTCACCTAAAGCAAGGTGGTCGTGGGGAAAACACAGCAAATCCTATGTACCTCCTCTGCatgtatgaggcctgtcactgcctcacaaaacTTAGGGTAATTCCATACATTTGGTGCAACATCCCATAAAGAGAACTTATGTAACAGGTGCAATGATCTGCAAGCAACGGAAGTGTAACTCCTGTGTCCTAATGCAACATCTTTAGCCGGGCACCCACCTCCTATGTGCCATTAGTAGCTGTGGTGTCTTGTCTATGAGGCAAAAGAGCCTTTGGGAGCGGTCAGGCTCTAGGGAATGGGTGtaatgctacctctgcaccctctatGGCGATGCCCGTGGTAGGCATAGTGTCTTCTTGCAGACCAGTGTTAGATTCCAGCTACTCACACGTGCTGCATTGTATCTCTCTAGAAACATTTCATACTATTGACCAATTTCCTGAATTGTCCTTTGAAGTTGTGATAAGCTAATGATCGTGAATACAATGAATTATAGGACTTTGCTCTGACATTAATGCTAGAGGGTTCATACAAGAGAGGGCCTCTAAATATGAGTAATCTCTGAGAGTGACGGTGAGAACAGGAGAAAGCTTCTCTGAGTGTATTCTGAAAAAATAATGTCACTCTTAAAGTTCACACTTCATCACTATTCTTCTGTTATATACAGATATAGACtctggagctgcactcactattctgctggtgcagtcactgtgtacatacattacttatcctgtactgatccttagttacatcctgtattatactccagagctgcactcactattctgctggtgcagtcactgtgtacatacattacttatcctgtactgatccttagttacatcctgtattatactccagagctgcactcactattctgctggtgcagtcactgtgtacatacattacttatcctgtactgatccttagttacatcctgtattatacacaagagctgcactcactattctgctggtgcagtcactgtgtacatacattacttatcctgtactgatccttagttacatcctgtattatactccagagctgcactcactattctgctggtgcagtcactgtgtacatacattacttatcctgtactgatcctgagttacatcctgtattatacacaagagctgcactcactattctgctggtgcagtcactgtgtacatacattacttatcctgtactgaccctgagttacatcctgtattatactccagagctgcactcactattctgctggtgcagtcactgtgtacatacattacttatcctgtactgatcctgagttacatcctctattatactccagagctgcactcactattctgctggtgcagtcactgtgtacatacattacttatcctgtactgatcttgagttacatcttactttatactccagagctgcactcactattctgctggtgcagtcactgtgtacatacattacttatcctgtactgatcctgagttacatcctctattatactccagagctgcactcactattctgctggtgcagtcactgtgtacatacattacttatcctgtactgatcttgagttacatcttactttatactccagagctgcactcactattctgctggtgcagtcactgtgtacatacattacttatcctgtactgatcctgagttacatcctgtattatactctagagctgcactcactattctgctggtggcgtcgatgtatacattacattacttatcctgtattatactccagagcagcactcactattcttctatAAAGACAAATGCAAATCTCCAGAACAAACTCTctgcagacactgaacaagcagaaGGGGATTTCAGAAGGCtgtgagatttcagctctgaagtgtGCAGAATGGTGActactgctctggagtataatactgatcctacatAGACTGTAAGGAAGAGATGGTTATACTTGGGGCTAGAGCATGAACCTTTCTGAGGTCTTGATGAACCTTCTGTTGATGATGAAGTAGTTCAACTTCCTATGTTCTCCTTTCCAGGTCATTTTACGCAGGTGGTTTGGAAGGACTCTAGAGAAGTTGGCATTGCCAAGGCTGTGGATGGCAAAGGGATGGTGATAGCAGTGGCGCAGTACAGTCCAGCTGGGAATATCACCAACCCTGGGTACTTTCAGAAGAACGTGCTGCCCAAGGGAACCCCAGTGACGGAGTTGACCACAAGCCCCACTGACCGAGGGACATCGTCCTCCACCACCTATTATCCGTCCACACGCGGGGAAGATTCTTCATCTTCTACTGGTAATGTCTTCAGACTGTCTTGGGGCACCAGTTTGTCAAACATTGTGGATTATCGTAATTAGAGAAGTAGAGATCTGCAGGTCTAGATGGCATCAGTGAGCAGTTCTCCAGTCCAGAGGACCTCCTTAACCCTGGCTCTTGCTTCTATAGGGGGGGGTTTCTGAATGGGGGAGATTGTCCAATAGTTCCTTATGTATTAACGTACCCTGTCTTTCATGATCCAGTGGATCCGAGGGCATTTGCAAAGGAATTTCTGAAGGCAAACAACGCTTACCGATCGCAACACGGAGCCAAACCCCTGCAGCTGAGCACCCGGATTAGTCAAGATGCCCAGAAGTGGGCGGAGCATCTCTTGACCTTAAAGACACTAAAGCACAGTGACACATCCTGTGGAGAGAATATCTGGGCTAAAACGGGAAGTCCGTCCATCACTGTGACAGGTCAGTTGTAGGACTTCCTTGAAGGGGAAGTCCACCAATGACAACCAGGGCCAATTCAAGATGTCTCAATGTCTCAAGTTGGATACGTTGTTTAGCTTGATGTGTGGTCCAAGATATAGGCTTTCAGGGTCAGGGAAAGTTTTAACACTTCAGAAGAAGTCTGTAACTGACATAATGAGTCTTGTAATGCATGGTACTCTTTTTGGGACTGCCATCTGGTGTTCATcagtggaactttttttttttattaatttttttatagttatggttTTTTACCTTTTCATGTTTTAAAGGCTACATTACATACATTTATATACAAACCACAAGGGCATCGACACCAGTGCTGGTCTGCCATCTGGTGTTTATTAGTGGAATTGCAATTTTTGACTTCATAGCAAtaattgaaatattttttttttaaggtcaggAAGTTGCGGACAGCTGGTACAAAGAAGAGAAGAACTACAATTTCTTCAAACCAGGCCACCAGCCGGACACAGGTATTTAACCAGCAGAATGTCTAATTCATATGTATTAATatttgctaatgtctgtaaagcactgaagAGCATAGCAGCGctatttagattgtgagccccattgggaacaTATGTAAAGCGCTTCGGAATATGTAAGCGTTATATAAATgcgttaaattaaaaaaaagaaaaataagtgtgtaattttttttttaaatattggttcatactgccatctgctggtcaaGATTGGTAGTGTCGCTGTGCTGTAGAACTCCAGTTTTTAAAGGAACGCTCCGTAAAAAGCTGATGCAAAGTTGGCCTGATGGGGTGGAGCGTGACATGGGTTTTTGTGTTGCTGCTGCCTTGTACACATCTTTTGATCTTTTTTTTCTTCACTCGTTCCACAGGACATTTCACCCAGATGGTATGGAAGGCTTCTAAGGAGGTTGGAGTTGGCATCGCATCGAGCGGAAAGGGCATGTTCATTGTTGTAGCCCAGTACCACCCATGTGGGAACATCACCAACCCTGGGTTCTACGGCCGTAACGTCCTTCCCCGGGGCTCCAAAATCACagacgatgatgatgatgaagatggTTTTGTGAAGGATTCGGCTCCCAATGACGTCGTTGCTATTCCAGGTATGACTTACAGGCTCTCGGACTAATATGACACCTACTAGAGCACTTATAATAATAATTCCTTATATTCTGGCATCAGCCGGTCATCATATCTGCTGGATTATCAGCTATcaggagggggcggggctgtgacaacctcataTCAGTAGAGTGGTATAGTCACATATCTTGTTACCTCCATTGTTATTCTCTCCTTATTTTCAGATAAAGACCTGAAAACATTCCGGAAAGATCTACTGAATGAGCACAACAAGTACAGGCGCATGCACGGATCGGGAGCCTTGCAGATCAGCACCTCACTGACCCAGGAGGCCCAGAAATGGGCGGATCACTTAGTGGGGGTCCGCGCTCTACAAAACAGTGCTACCGAACATGGGGAGAACCTCTGGTACCGCTGGGGTACAGACACCAGCCTGCCTACCGGTATGCGGTCAAATCAGATTTATATTGAAAGCGTTTATTGGATTTTATACAATTTTCAGAAATACAAATTGTACAGAGAATAAAGATAGCATTGCAATACAAAGCAATAATCAAACAAAGCTAAGGTCGGAGAAAAACATCACAACGCGATCTTATAACTTGTGCAAAACGAGCACTGCAATAAGAGACAAGACTCTGCATTACAAGCATGGGGGGTAGGGAACAGCAGGGGACGGGTGGAGAAATATAAGAGGGAGAGAATTCAAAGATGTGTAGAAAAAGAAAAGAGGTTCAAGTCACACAGTCAGTTTAGAGTGTCCTATATGTCCCAGAGGCACGGAAGTCATCCCAGGGGCCCCATATCTTCAGAAATCGTGTGTAAACCTGGGGgggtgcagggccgtctttaatattgattggaccctgggcaagaaggaGAACACAAGTGTTGCTGCCGCATttatgggtccatactttattaactaagtagcaggacatgttggACATACATGGGggttgtccctgcacttactaatatttctgggcgccgctccgttgcactgctgtggcccccgttacattctcccgcgctgtatgctaagtaacagcatcggaacaccagggaggagacatcagcttttctccctgggcgttccttctccctggctgtagcgctgtccaatcgcagcgcagaacgtcacagccagggagaaggtgagttatttttttccttcctggctgtgacgttctgcgctgcgattggacagggagaaggaacgcccacagagaaaagcttatgtgtctcctccctggtgttccgatgctgttacttagcatacagcgctggagaatgtaacgggggccacagcagtgcaacggagcggcgcccagaaata
The Bufo bufo chromosome 8, aBufBuf1.1, whole genome shotgun sequence genome window above contains:
- the LOC120977266 gene encoding uncharacterized protein LOC120977266 isoform X1, producing MAFNKKFAGLQLQEQGIDVKKFEQDFLAAHNKYRALHGSPPLQLNTDLCQSAQKWADHLLSIRTLQHSDSEHGENLYYKSSSSPKDLAGNEPVDSWYSEIKNYDFSKPGFSGNTGHFTQVVWKDSKEVGFGLATDSKKVYFLVAQYNSAGNITNPGYYERNVLPCVAAPPTASAGSDAQLKPASNKEPSVAKTDSGSAPRSSADQGVEGNQFEKDFVSAHNIYRKKHGSPPLQLNRDLCRSAQAWADHLLSIQTLKHSGTDHGENLYYKYSSSTRELPGQEPVESWYDEIKNYDFGRPGFRSNTGHFTQVVWKDSKEVGVGIATDGNGLFFVVGQYNTAGNITNPGYFEKNVLPSGTAPTVSDNDGSSSRWKPSVTKPSEPEKTSDRKQPTAVFGRQAVKLGNFEQEALDTHNKYRRLHGAPPLQLSRELSESSQKWANHLLSINALQHSNTNHGENLWYKWNSSVRDASGSEVVDTWYNEIKDYNFSKPGFQSNTGHFTQVVWKDSREVGIAKAVDGKGMVIAVAQYSPAGNITNPGYFQKNVLPKGTPVTELTTSPTDRGTSSSTTYYPSTRGEDSSSSTVDPRAFAKEFLKANNAYRSQHGAKPLQLSTRISQDAQKWAEHLLTLKTLKHSDTSCGENIWAKTGSPSITVTGQEVADSWYKEEKNYNFFKPGHQPDTGHFTQMVWKASKEVGVGIASSGKGMFIVVAQYHPCGNITNPGFYGRNVLPRGSKITDDDDDEDGFVKDSAPNDVVAIPDKDLKTFRKDLLNEHNKYRRMHGSGALQISTSLTQEAQKWADHLVGVRALQNSATEHGENLWYRWGTDTSLPTGKEVAESWYNEISKYNFSTPGFQSGSGNFTQMIWKGSSQAGFGLSTDNKGMYISVGFYDPAGNIANKGYFEDNVLPKKK
- the LOC120977266 gene encoding uncharacterized protein LOC120977266 isoform X2, with product MAFNKKFAGLQLQEQGIDVKKFEQDFLAAHNKYRALHGSPPLQLNTDLCQSAQKWADHLLSIRTLQHSDSEHGENLYYKSSSSPKDLAGNEPVDSWYSEIKNYDFSKPGFSGNTGHFTQVVWKDSKEVGFGLATDSKKVYFLVAQYNSAGNITNPGYYERNVLPCVAAPPTASAGSDAQLKPASNKEPSVAKTDSGSAPRSSADQGVEGNQFEKDFVSAHNIYRKKHGSPPLQLNRDLCRSAQAWADHLLSIQTLKHSGTDHGENLYYKYSSSTRELPGQEPVESWYDEIKNYDFGRPGFRSNTGHFTQVVWKDSKEVGVGIATDGNGLFFVVGQYNTAGNITNPGYFEKNVLPSGTAPTVSDNDGSSSRWKPSVTKPSEPEKTSDRKQPTAVFGRQVKLGNFEQEALDTHNKYRRLHGAPPLQLSRELSESSQKWANHLLSINALQHSNTNHGENLWYKWNSSVRDASGSEVVDTWYNEIKDYNFSKPGFQSNTGHFTQVVWKDSREVGIAKAVDGKGMVIAVAQYSPAGNITNPGYFQKNVLPKGTPVTELTTSPTDRGTSSSTTYYPSTRGEDSSSSTVDPRAFAKEFLKANNAYRSQHGAKPLQLSTRISQDAQKWAEHLLTLKTLKHSDTSCGENIWAKTGSPSITVTGQEVADSWYKEEKNYNFFKPGHQPDTGHFTQMVWKASKEVGVGIASSGKGMFIVVAQYHPCGNITNPGFYGRNVLPRGSKITDDDDDEDGFVKDSAPNDVVAIPDKDLKTFRKDLLNEHNKYRRMHGSGALQISTSLTQEAQKWADHLVGVRALQNSATEHGENLWYRWGTDTSLPTGKEVAESWYNEISKYNFSTPGFQSGSGNFTQMIWKGSSQAGFGLSTDNKGMYISVGFYDPAGNIANKGYFEDNVLPKKK